A region from the Beduinella massiliensis genome encodes:
- a CDS encoding RNA polymerase sigma factor has protein sequence MNDFHQDLTLAEQAASGDREALEVLLSGVQDLIFNLSLRMLGTVQDAQDASQEILLKVMTHLSSYRGESAFSTWTFRIAANHLQSYRRSMFSQRPLSFEVYGYDIANGRAQDVPDLTQGVDHALLERELKLSCTNVMLQCLDAPSRLVFILGTMFRLDSRVAGEVLGMTPEAYRQKLSRVRRKMSEFLAGYCGLSGTGMCSCARRVNYAIASHRIRPDAPEYTQMDERGALIDSFTDAMEELDDASRVFASLPCYRSAPQVQKWIEDLLRGGQFETILDAKA, from the coding sequence ATGAACGATTTCCATCAAGACCTAACCCTCGCGGAGCAGGCAGCCTCGGGCGATCGTGAGGCGCTGGAGGTTCTGCTCTCCGGCGTGCAGGACCTGATCTTTAACCTTTCCCTGCGCATGCTGGGCACCGTGCAGGACGCGCAGGACGCCTCGCAGGAGATTCTGCTCAAGGTCATGACGCACCTGTCTTCCTACCGGGGGGAAAGCGCCTTTTCGACCTGGACCTTCCGCATCGCGGCCAATCACCTGCAAAGCTATCGCCGGTCGATGTTTTCGCAGCGCCCGCTCAGCTTTGAGGTGTACGGCTACGACATCGCCAACGGCCGCGCGCAGGACGTGCCCGACCTGACGCAGGGCGTGGATCACGCGCTGCTGGAGCGCGAGCTCAAGCTCTCCTGCACCAACGTCATGCTGCAATGCCTGGACGCGCCGAGCCGCCTCGTCTTCATTTTGGGCACGATGTTCCGGCTCGACAGCCGCGTCGCGGGCGAGGTCCTCGGCATGACGCCGGAGGCGTACCGGCAGAAGCTTTCTCGCGTACGCAGGAAGATGTCCGAATTTCTCGCAGGCTACTGCGGCCTTTCCGGCACGGGCATGTGCTCCTGTGCGCGCCGCGTAAACTACGCCATCGCCAGCCATCGCATCCGTCCGGACGCGCCGGAATACACCCAGATGGACGAACGCGGCGCGCTCATCGATTCCTTCACCGACGCCATGGAAGAGCTGGACGACGCTTCGCGCGTGTTTGCCTCGCTCCCCTGTTACCGCAGTGCTCCGCAGGTGCAAAAGTGGATCGAGGACCTGCTGCGCGGCGGGCAGTTTGAGACGATCCTAGACGCAAAAGCCTGA
- a CDS encoding DNA-3-methyladenine glycosylase I, with protein sequence MEKREKCGWCRDGDILEAYHDAEWGAPVHDDRKHFEFLLMESMQCGLNWLMMLKKRAVFARCFANFDFERVAAFDEEDVLRILEEPGMIRSASKIRAVIGNARCFSHIAQEFGTFDRYLWGFTEGKMRVYPAHRLEGVPARNELSDAISKDLKRRGFKYMGSITVYSHLQACGMINDHDPACFRYAEIMREQPVQWMD encoded by the coding sequence GTGGAGAAGAGGGAAAAATGCGGCTGGTGCCGCGATGGGGATATTCTGGAGGCTTACCACGACGCGGAATGGGGCGCGCCCGTACACGACGACCGCAAGCATTTTGAATTTTTGCTCATGGAATCCATGCAGTGCGGGCTGAACTGGCTGATGATGCTGAAAAAACGCGCCGTCTTCGCCAGGTGCTTTGCGAATTTTGACTTCGAGCGCGTGGCTGCTTTTGACGAAGAGGACGTCTTGCGCATCCTCGAGGAGCCGGGTATGATCCGATCAGCCTCCAAAATTCGCGCGGTAATCGGAAATGCGCGTTGCTTTTCGCACATTGCGCAGGAGTTCGGCACATTCGACCGCTACCTCTGGGGATTCACGGAGGGGAAAATGCGGGTATATCCCGCGCACAGGCTGGAGGGCGTGCCCGCGCGAAACGAGCTTTCGGACGCGATCAGCAAGGATCTGAAGCGCAGAGGCTTTAAGTACATGGGCTCCATCACCGTCTATTCTCACCTGCAGGCCTGCGGCATGATCAACGATCACGACCCGGCATGCTTTCGGTATGCGGAGATCATGCGGGAGCAGCCTGTACAGTGGATGGACTAA
- a CDS encoding aminoglycoside 6-adenylyltransferase, with the protein MRNEEQMLDLIVRTAQEDARIRAAFLQGSRTNPNAPRDLFQDYDVIYVVGETRSFREDRRWIDRFGERLYMQYPEENPDAPSDVENCYGWLMQLADGNRLDLHVCTWKGALAEIAGDGAFRVLLDKDGCLPQQSRETDAAFWVRPFTAEQFACCCNEFWWCTNNVAKGLWRGELSYVMDMLNLHVRPMLARLLTWKVGLDTRFSVSPGKSGKYLSRFLPEETWRAYLSTYAAAEEQALWNATFTMCDLVDGMAEEIAGRTGYPYDAGEARAAREHLAHVRALSRDASEIYEEAGLS; encoded by the coding sequence ATGCGAAACGAGGAGCAGATGCTAGACCTGATCGTTCGGACCGCACAGGAGGATGCGCGCATTCGGGCTGCGTTTTTGCAGGGTTCGCGCACGAACCCCAACGCGCCGCGCGACCTATTTCAGGATTACGACGTGATTTACGTCGTGGGGGAGACGCGCTCCTTTCGCGAGGACCGGCGCTGGATCGACCGTTTCGGCGAGCGGCTATACATGCAGTATCCCGAGGAGAACCCGGACGCGCCGTCGGACGTGGAAAACTGCTACGGCTGGCTGATGCAGCTTGCGGACGGCAATCGGCTGGATTTGCACGTATGCACCTGGAAGGGCGCGCTTGCGGAAATCGCAGGGGATGGGGCGTTCCGCGTCCTGCTGGACAAGGACGGATGCCTGCCGCAGCAAAGCCGCGAGACGGACGCGGCCTTCTGGGTGCGTCCCTTTACGGCGGAGCAGTTCGCCTGCTGCTGCAATGAATTCTGGTGGTGCACGAACAACGTAGCCAAGGGCCTGTGGCGCGGCGAACTGTCCTACGTCATGGACATGCTGAATCTGCACGTGCGCCCGATGCTCGCCCGGCTGCTCACGTGGAAGGTGGGGCTGGACACGCGCTTTTCCGTGAGCCCCGGCAAGTCCGGCAAGTACCTGAGCCGCTTTTTGCCGGAAGAGACCTGGCGGGCATATCTTTCAACCTACGCCGCGGCGGAAGAACAGGCGCTCTGGAATGCGACGTTCACGATGTGCGATCTCGTGGACGGTATGGCTGAGGAGATCGCCGGACGGACAGGCTATCCTTACGACGCGGGGGAGGCGCGCGCGGCGCGGGAGCATCTTGCGCACGTGCGCGCGCTTTCAAGGGATGCGTCGGAAATTTATGAAGAGGCGGGGCTTTCATGA
- a CDS encoding DUF1905 domain-containing protein, producing the protein MNGRTYVFDAVIQKVEGIDGAYVEIPFDVREAFGRGRVKVRATFDGVPYDGSVVRMGTHGHIIGLRKDIRAAIGKQPGDTVHVTLAERA; encoded by the coding sequence ATGAACGGACGGACCTATGTGTTCGACGCGGTGATTCAAAAGGTAGAGGGCATCGACGGAGCTTATGTGGAGATTCCCTTCGACGTGCGCGAGGCGTTTGGAAGGGGGCGTGTCAAGGTGCGCGCGACGTTTGACGGCGTCCCATACGACGGAAGCGTGGTGCGCATGGGTACGCACGGGCATATCATCGGGCTTCGCAAGGACATCCGCGCCGCCATCGGCAAGCAGCCGGGCGACACGGTGCACGTGACGCTCGCAGAGCGGGCATAG
- a CDS encoding inorganic diphosphatase: protein MQVDAVKGALGRIVTVTVDRPMGTYHPEHPDLYYPVNYGYVEGTMAPDGDWQDAYILGVSEPVAVFTGPVIAVICRRDDVEDKWVVAPEGSSFEEAEILRQVCFQERYFDSFVVMQDS, encoded by the coding sequence ATGCAGGTCGATGCCGTTAAGGGCGCGCTGGGACGCATCGTCACCGTGACGGTAGACCGGCCCATGGGCACGTATCATCCGGAGCACCCGGATCTGTACTATCCGGTGAATTACGGGTACGTAGAGGGCACCATGGCACCGGACGGGGATTGGCAGGACGCGTACATCCTTGGCGTAAGCGAGCCGGTGGCGGTCTTCACAGGGCCCGTGATCGCGGTCATTTGCCGAAGGGACGACGTGGAGGACAAGTGGGTCGTCGCGCCGGAGGGCTCGTCGTTTGAAGAAGCGGAAATTCTCAGGCAGGTCTGCTTTCAGGAGCGTTACTTCGATTCGTTTGTGGTGATGCAGGATTCCTGA
- a CDS encoding MGMT family protein — translation MANEDQKDFNAMLREDKGMPRMQIVTDEKTIQRYGGERMYFAPPMAYDRAMREVPFGRVTTVGRIRERFARENGADFTEPITAGAFVAIAAWASEQRTADKTPYWRTLKANGELNPKYPGGIERQRKLLMEEGHEIVTRGRTNIRYYVRDYERSLI, via the coding sequence ATGGCAAACGAGGATCAAAAGGACTTTAACGCCATGCTCCGGGAGGACAAGGGCATGCCCAGGATGCAGATCGTGACCGACGAAAAGACGATACAAAGGTATGGGGGAGAACGCATGTACTTCGCGCCGCCCATGGCCTACGACCGGGCGATGCGCGAGGTGCCGTTCGGCAGGGTGACGACCGTGGGGCGCATCCGTGAGCGCTTTGCCCGGGAAAACGGCGCGGACTTCACGGAGCCCATCACCGCAGGCGCATTCGTCGCCATCGCCGCATGGGCGAGCGAGCAGAGGACGGCGGACAAGACGCCCTACTGGCGCACGCTGAAGGCGAACGGCGAACTCAACCCCAAGTACCCCGGCGGCATCGAGCGCCAGAGAAAGCTGCTCATGGAGGAAGGGCATGAGATCGTCACGCGCGGCCGGACGAACATCCGCTATTACGTTCGGGATTATGAAAGAAGCCTGATATGA
- a CDS encoding helix-turn-helix domain-containing protein, whose protein sequence is MEWIRCINQMLRYVEAHLQDDLDIAVIARQVSFSPFYLQRMFTMMTDMTVSEYVRQRRLSAAGQELQATNAKVLDVALRYGYETPESFQKAFRRFHGITPSAAKRTRAQLRYLNPLQIQVTLTGGKIMDYSIENLGEITVVGMERRFAYDSAFGQIPEYWDEYCKRGLHGVVPGCLGVCLDEAGKTDFAYLIGNFYEPGTPVPDGFVLRTIAPHTWVKFKGVGALPDSLQRLNRQIFTEWLPNNPEYDLAEGVNIEWYSMGDMDADDYVSEIWIPVVRKKA, encoded by the coding sequence ATGGAGTGGATACGCTGTATCAATCAAATGCTTCGCTACGTGGAGGCGCATTTGCAGGACGACCTGGACATCGCGGTCATCGCCCGGCAGGTCTCCTTCTCGCCGTTTTACCTGCAGCGGATGTTTACGATGATGACGGACATGACCGTATCGGAGTACGTCCGTCAGCGCCGCCTCTCGGCCGCGGGACAGGAGCTTCAGGCCACGAACGCGAAGGTGCTCGACGTGGCGCTGCGGTATGGCTACGAGACGCCGGAGAGCTTTCAAAAGGCGTTCCGCAGGTTTCACGGCATCACGCCCTCGGCGGCGAAGCGGACGCGGGCGCAGCTGCGCTATTTGAATCCCCTTCAAATACAGGTCACGTTGACGGGAGGTAAAATCATGGATTACAGCATCGAAAACCTGGGAGAGATCACGGTCGTCGGCATGGAGCGGCGCTTTGCCTACGACAGCGCGTTCGGGCAGATTCCTGAATATTGGGATGAGTACTGCAAGCGGGGGTTGCATGGCGTTGTGCCGGGCTGCCTCGGCGTCTGCCTCGACGAGGCGGGCAAGACCGACTTTGCGTACCTGATCGGGAACTTCTACGAGCCGGGCACGCCTGTGCCGGACGGGTTCGTGCTTCGCACCATCGCGCCGCACACCTGGGTGAAGTTCAAGGGCGTGGGCGCGCTGCCCGATTCGCTGCAGCGCCTGAACCGGCAGATCTTCACCGAATGGCTGCCGAATAATCCGGAGTACGACCTGGCGGAGGGCGTCAACATCGAGTGGTACTCGATGGGCGACATGGACGCGGACGATTACGTGAGCGAAATCTGGATTCCCGTCGTACGGAAGAAGGCGTAA
- a CDS encoding HD domain-containing protein produces the protein MKHPIGTIVSQMVDYERGVPHRVHHFLKVYAFAKVIGEAEGLNERDQEILQIAAIMHDVGIRPSLEKYGSSAGEYQEEEGPDAARKILGRLDYDPELVERVCYLIAHHHTYGEQRDEDLQILVEADFLVNALEENMSREAVEKAGANVFRTERGKTYLQAMFL, from the coding sequence ATGAAACATCCGATTGGAACGATCGTATCCCAAATGGTGGATTACGAGCGGGGCGTGCCGCACCGCGTGCACCATTTCCTGAAGGTGTACGCCTTTGCCAAGGTCATCGGTGAGGCGGAGGGCCTAAACGAGCGCGATCAGGAGATCTTGCAGATCGCCGCGATCATGCACGACGTGGGAATCCGGCCCAGCCTTGAAAAGTACGGCTCCAGCGCGGGCGAATATCAGGAAGAAGAGGGCCCCGATGCGGCCCGTAAAATCCTCGGCCGGCTGGATTACGACCCAGAGCTCGTGGAGCGGGTGTGCTACCTGATCGCGCACCACCATACCTACGGCGAGCAGCGGGACGAAGATTTGCAGATCCTCGTGGAAGCGGACTTTCTCGTGAACGCACTGGAAGAAAACATGAGCCGGGAAGCGGTGGAAAAGGCCGGGGCAAACGTCTTCAGGACAGAGCGCGGCAAGACGTATCTGCAGGCCATGTTTTTGTGA
- a CDS encoding amidohydrolase, producing the protein MQDVLFYGGDIVTMAGGGPERETPQAVLVRGGNIAHVGTLREAREKAAPGAQEVDLKGRCLIPAFIDSHSHIVNFANSLRFVNLTQARSFAEIQKMLLDYKTRMNTAPGAWVIGFSYDHNFLEEHAHPNRKVLDAALPDNPVLISHASGHMGVANTQALKALGLGPETPNPPGGVIGREEDGCTPDGYLEEKAFMAAGGRIPGASRAEMERLMVRAQEIYLSYGITTAQEGIAKEQEMDVLEAAKLKMDVVAYIDMKECPELLHRNAEYFGTYQNGLKIGGYKIFLDGSPQGRTAWMTKPYSVGEAGYTGYPIYDDAQVKAFVRGAHAAHAQLLCHCNGDAAAEQFIRAHEEPTDCRDVMIHAQLVRVDQLPRMKEKGILPSFFVAHTYYWGDTHVENFGMERAARISPAKSALEAGLPFTLHMDTPVLPPDMVDVLYCAMNRVTRSGVTLGADQRLDAWEAMLGLTRNAAYQYFEEDTKGTIEAGKRADLVVLSENPLKTPREQMRRIQVLSTYKDGACVFSRN; encoded by the coding sequence ATGCAGGACGTCCTTTTTTATGGCGGCGATATCGTAACCATGGCAGGCGGCGGACCGGAGAGAGAGACGCCGCAGGCTGTGCTCGTGCGCGGCGGAAATATTGCTCATGTCGGTACGCTTCGGGAGGCGCGCGAAAAGGCCGCGCCGGGCGCGCAGGAGGTCGACCTGAAAGGGCGCTGCCTGATTCCGGCGTTTATCGATTCCCATAGCCACATCGTCAACTTCGCCAATTCCCTGCGCTTTGTAAATCTGACGCAGGCGCGTTCCTTCGCGGAGATTCAGAAAATGCTGCTGGATTACAAGACGCGCATGAACACGGCGCCCGGCGCCTGGGTTATCGGGTTCAGCTATGACCACAATTTTCTGGAGGAACACGCGCATCCGAACCGGAAGGTGCTGGACGCGGCGCTGCCGGACAACCCGGTGCTCATCTCGCACGCGAGCGGGCATATGGGCGTGGCGAACACGCAGGCCCTCAAGGCGTTGGGCCTGGGGCCGGAGACGCCGAACCCGCCCGGGGGCGTCATCGGGCGCGAGGAAGACGGGTGTACGCCCGACGGGTATCTGGAGGAAAAGGCTTTCATGGCGGCTGGCGGCAGGATTCCGGGCGCGTCCCGCGCGGAGATGGAGCGCCTGATGGTTCGCGCGCAGGAAATCTACCTGTCCTATGGCATCACCACCGCGCAGGAGGGGATCGCCAAGGAGCAGGAGATGGACGTGCTGGAGGCCGCAAAGCTCAAGATGGACGTGGTGGCGTACATAGACATGAAGGAATGCCCTGAGCTGCTGCACCGGAACGCCGAGTATTTTGGAACCTACCAAAATGGCCTCAAGATCGGCGGATACAAGATTTTTTTGGACGGCTCCCCGCAGGGAAGAACGGCCTGGATGACGAAACCTTATAGCGTTGGCGAGGCGGGATACACGGGCTATCCGATTTACGATGACGCGCAGGTCAAGGCATTCGTCAGGGGCGCGCACGCCGCGCACGCGCAGCTGCTCTGCCACTGCAACGGAGACGCGGCGGCGGAGCAGTTTATCCGGGCGCACGAAGAGCCGACGGACTGCCGCGACGTGATGATCCACGCGCAGCTCGTGCGCGTGGATCAACTGCCCCGGATGAAAGAAAAGGGTATCCTGCCCAGCTTTTTCGTGGCGCACACGTACTATTGGGGCGATACGCACGTCGAAAACTTCGGCATGGAGCGCGCCGCGCGCATCAGCCCTGCAAAGTCCGCGCTTGAGGCGGGACTGCCGTTTACTCTGCACATGGATACGCCCGTGCTGCCCCCGGACATGGTGGACGTGCTCTACTGCGCCATGAACCGCGTAACCCGCAGCGGCGTCACGCTGGGGGCGGATCAGCGGCTCGACGCCTGGGAAGCGATGCTGGGGCTTACGCGAAACGCCGCATACCAGTACTTTGAAGAGGACACGAAGGGCACGATCGAGGCGGGCAAGCGCGCAGACCTCGTCGTGCTTTCGGAAAACCCTCTGAAGACGCCGCGCGAGCAGATGCGCCGCATACAGGTGCTTTCGACGTACAAGGACGGTGCGTGCGTCTTTTCGAGGAACTGA
- a CDS encoding PHP domain-containing protein: MKANYHTHTARCMHASGRDDDYVRAAIEGGFDVLGFADHTPWPYRTDFVSGMRMTVRELDGYVRSVRALRAAYVGQIDVLLGLECEYFPDYIPWLRDTMQAKGVDYAILGSHYDLSDETGIYFGYPRDAGDVRRYVKRTVAGMETGLFAYLAHPDLFMLGYGAFDRTCAAAARALCEAANALRLPLEYNLAGLRAQRRRGIEGYPHERFWEIAAAMGCRAIIGVDAHAPKRLTETDLWQEAVDALCALGMERVERLEL, from the coding sequence ATGAAGGCGAACTATCACACCCACACCGCGCGCTGTATGCACGCGAGCGGGCGGGACGACGATTACGTGCGCGCGGCAATCGAGGGCGGCTTTGACGTCCTGGGCTTTGCCGATCATACGCCCTGGCCGTACCGCACGGACTTTGTCTCCGGCATGCGCATGACCGTGCGCGAACTGGATGGGTATGTAAGGAGCGTGCGCGCGCTGCGGGCGGCATACGTGGGTCAAATCGACGTGCTGCTCGGTTTGGAGTGCGAGTATTTCCCGGATTACATTCCCTGGCTGCGCGATACGATGCAGGCAAAGGGCGTCGACTACGCGATTCTCGGCAGCCACTACGACCTGAGCGACGAGACGGGCATCTACTTCGGCTACCCGCGCGACGCAGGCGACGTTCGCAGGTACGTCAAGCGAACCGTCGCGGGCATGGAGACGGGGCTCTTTGCCTACCTTGCGCACCCGGACCTGTTCATGCTGGGCTACGGCGCGTTCGACCGAACCTGCGCCGCGGCCGCCCGCGCGCTGTGCGAGGCGGCAAACGCCCTGCGCCTGCCGCTCGAGTATAACCTTGCGGGGCTTCGGGCCCAGCGCAGGCGCGGCATCGAGGGCTATCCGCACGAAAGGTTCTGGGAAATCGCCGCCGCTATGGGGTGCCGGGCGATCATCGGCGTGGATGCCCACGCCCCCAAAAGGCTTACGGAGACGGACCTTTGGCAGGAGGCGGTCGATGCGCTGTGCGCGCTGGGGATGGAGCGGGTGGAGCGGCTCGAGCTGTAG
- a CDS encoding GNAT family N-acetyltransferase, whose protein sequence is MRIEPAHLKDEEAVWRLTCELEEATLPRETFCETYRSLLGARGDHIFLLFDEEALGYVHLRIAPQLHHAALIAEIQELVVAPSCRGRGFGKALLSYALRFAGEHGACLAELTSNFAREGAHRFYEREGFQRTSYKFIRAL, encoded by the coding sequence ATGAGAATCGAACCGGCGCATTTAAAGGATGAAGAGGCGGTCTGGCGCCTGACCTGCGAGCTGGAAGAAGCGACGCTTCCCAGAGAGACCTTTTGCGAGACATACCGCTCCCTGCTGGGCGCACGGGGCGATCACATTTTTCTGCTCTTTGACGAAGAAGCGCTGGGGTATGTCCACCTTCGAATCGCACCGCAACTGCACCATGCGGCCTTGATCGCAGAAATTCAGGAATTGGTGGTCGCCCCGTCCTGCCGCGGCCGCGGGTTCGGAAAGGCGCTGCTGTCATACGCCTTGCGCTTTGCGGGGGAGCACGGCGCCTGCCTGGCGGAGCTCACCTCGAATTTTGCGCGGGAAGGCGCGCACCGCTTTTACGAGCGGGAAGGCTTTCAAAGGACCTCCTATAAGTTTATCAGGGCGCTGTGA
- a CDS encoding MFS transporter, with product MLKHFTREEKSWIFYDWANSAQSAIIAAIILPIFFKTVAKGSGVADVDATAYWGYATSIGTLLCAVCAPFLGALGDLRGYKKKLFTFFLLVGVAGTALLAFTGNWKLMLAFYILSTLGFNGSCVFYDGFLNDVTTAERMDKVSTYGYGLGYIGGSTIPLVAALLLIQFGEKIGISAELATRFSFLLTAVWWLGFTVPMLKNVQQRFYVEREGNLFHQTFERMGRTLRDIAGHRAVLMFLIAYFFYIDGVGTIIHMATVFGDSCHLGSMDMMLVLLIVQIVAFPFAILYGKLASRLGARTMILVGIATYLLVCVVGFRLATLRDFLVLAVLVGTAQGGIQALSRSFFGKIIPQERSNEFFGFFDVFGKFSAVVGPALFGVVAQATGVANYGVLAVMAMFVVGGVILLVCVPRSMERIG from the coding sequence ATGTTGAAGCACTTTACCCGGGAGGAAAAAAGCTGGATTTTTTACGACTGGGCGAACTCCGCACAGTCGGCCATCATCGCGGCCATCATTCTGCCGATCTTTTTCAAGACCGTCGCCAAGGGCAGCGGGGTCGCGGACGTGGATGCGACGGCGTATTGGGGATACGCCACCAGCATCGGCACGCTCCTTTGTGCCGTATGCGCGCCGTTCTTAGGCGCGCTGGGCGACCTGCGCGGATATAAGAAAAAGCTGTTTACCTTCTTTCTGCTGGTGGGCGTCGCGGGCACGGCGCTGCTCGCATTTACGGGAAACTGGAAGCTGATGCTCGCCTTCTACATCTTGAGCACGCTGGGCTTTAACGGCTCGTGCGTGTTTTACGACGGCTTCCTGAACGACGTGACGACCGCGGAGCGCATGGACAAGGTTTCCACCTATGGCTATGGCCTGGGCTACATCGGCGGTTCGACCATCCCGCTGGTCGCAGCGCTGCTGCTCATCCAGTTTGGAGAAAAAATCGGCATTTCGGCGGAGCTGGCCACACGCTTCTCGTTTCTGCTGACGGCCGTCTGGTGGCTGGGGTTCACCGTGCCGATGCTGAAAAACGTGCAGCAGAGGTTCTACGTCGAGCGGGAAGGCAATCTTTTTCATCAGACGTTTGAGCGAATGGGCCGCACGCTTCGGGACATCGCGGGCCACCGCGCGGTGCTGATGTTCCTGATCGCCTACTTCTTTTACATCGACGGCGTGGGTACGATCATCCACATGGCGACGGTGTTTGGAGATTCGTGCCATCTGGGCAGCATGGACATGATGCTGGTGCTGCTCATCGTGCAGATCGTCGCGTTTCCGTTCGCCATCCTCTATGGAAAGCTCGCGAGCCGCCTGGGCGCGCGCACGATGATTCTGGTGGGCATCGCGACCTATCTGCTGGTGTGCGTGGTGGGCTTCAGGCTCGCGACGCTTCGCGATTTTCTCGTGCTCGCGGTGCTGGTGGGCACGGCGCAGGGCGGTATTCAGGCGCTTTCCAGGAGCTTTTTCGGCAAGATCATCCCGCAGGAGCGCTCCAATGAGTTCTTCGGCTTCTTCGACGTGTTCGGCAAGTTTTCCGCCGTGGTGGGCCCGGCGCTCTTCGGCGTCGTGGCGCAGGCGACGGGGGTGGCCAACTACGGCGTGCTCGCGGTGATGGCGATGTTCGTCGTAGGCGGCGTCATCCTGCTCGTGTGCGTGCCCCGCAGCATGGAGCGCATCGGCTGA
- a CDS encoding branched-chain amino acid aminotransferase gives MVPVRVTLTQHPKEKPQDESKLGFGVIFTDHMFVMDYNPEQGWHDPEVKPYGPFVMDPGTVVFHYSQEIFEGMKCYRRKDGGLQLFRPRDNFARMNRSAERLCMPQIEIEQAMAGLMELLKADADWVPSTPGTSLYIRPTMIATDIMLGVHASRTYRFFIICSPSGAYYENGLAPVGIYVESELVRAVRGGVGFTKTGGNYAASILAGDLAEKKGYSQVLWLDGRENKYIEEVGSMNMFFKFKDALVTPPLNGSILGGITRDSILKLAQEMGVPTQERRITVQDVFDAAARGELEEAFGTGTAAVVSPVGRLMWNDREIEISGGEIGTLTQKFYDRLTGIQYGTEPDTLGWVVPVE, from the coding sequence ATGGTACCGGTACGCGTGACGCTGACGCAGCACCCCAAGGAAAAACCGCAGGACGAATCGAAGCTCGGCTTTGGTGTGATCTTTACGGATCACATGTTCGTCATGGATTATAACCCCGAGCAGGGCTGGCACGACCCGGAAGTCAAGCCCTACGGCCCGTTCGTGATGGATCCCGGTACGGTCGTGTTCCACTATTCCCAGGAGATTTTCGAGGGCATGAAGTGTTACCGGCGTAAGGACGGCGGCCTGCAGCTCTTCCGCCCGCGCGACAACTTCGCGCGCATGAACCGTTCGGCGGAGCGCCTGTGCATGCCTCAGATCGAGATCGAGCAGGCCATGGCGGGCTTGATGGAGCTGCTCAAGGCGGACGCGGACTGGGTTCCTTCCACGCCCGGCACTTCGCTGTACATTCGCCCGACGATGATCGCCACCGACATCATGCTCGGCGTGCACGCGTCGCGCACCTACCGTTTTTTCATCATCTGTTCGCCCAGCGGCGCGTACTACGAAAACGGCCTCGCGCCGGTCGGCATTTACGTGGAAAGCGAGCTCGTGCGCGCGGTGCGCGGCGGCGTGGGCTTTACAAAGACGGGCGGCAACTACGCGGCCTCGATTCTCGCGGGCGACCTGGCTGAAAAGAAGGGTTATTCGCAGGTGCTCTGGCTGGACGGTCGCGAGAACAAGTACATCGAAGAGGTCGGCTCCATGAACATGTTCTTTAAGTTCAAGGACGCGCTGGTCACACCGCCGCTGAACGGCAGCATCCTCGGCGGCATCACGCGCGACAGCATCCTCAAGCTCGCGCAGGAGATGGGCGTGCCCACGCAGGAGCGGCGCATCACGGTGCAGGACGTCTTCGACGCAGCCGCACGGGGCGAGCTGGAAGAGGCGTTTGGCACCGGCACGGCGGCCGTCGTATCGCCGGTTGGCCGTCTGATGTGGAACGACCGCGAGATCGAGATTTCCGGCGGCGAAATCGGCACGCTCACACAGAAGTTCTACGACCGCCTGACGGGCATCCAGTACGGCACGGAGCCGGATACCCTGGGCTGGGTCGTACCGGTCGAGTAA